The region GCAGGATATGCATGTGGCCGTGGATACCCATGAAGGTCTCAATTTTGGTCGCACCGTATGCGACCTGTACAACGTTTCCGGCAAGCCGCCCAATGCCCGGGTGGCGGTGGCCGTGGATGACCCGACCTTTTTCGGCCGCCTGCTTGAGCGCCTCTCGCGGCTGTAAGACAGTCGCTCAGGGAAGAGGGTTCCCGACCTGAGGACCGTCATGGACCCCCAGGTGCAGGGGCACACGCGTGCCTTCCGGAAGCAGGTAGGCACGCAGCACCTGTCCGGGCACATCTGCAATCAGGTAAGGCACCGGGTAGGCCGCCAGCCGCGTATCGCTGAGACTGGGAGTCGCTGGCCCACGCGGATGGCTGTGGTACAGGGCCACCAGGTGCAGGCCCTCTCGTTGCATCGCCCGCAGGGCGCGCAGCAACTGGCCTGGATCTGCCAGATACTC is a window of Deinococcus deserti VCD115 DNA encoding:
- a CDS encoding Mov34/MPN/PAD-1 family protein, whose translation is MLALKLPSVLADALWAQARHAAPRECVGALGGVVHAEVAEARALYPLANIAVDPEREYLADPGQLLRALRAMQREGLHLVALYHSHPRGPATPSLSDTRLAAYPVPYLIADVPGQVLRAYLLPEGTRVPLHLGVHDGPQVGNPLP